The Streptomyces sp. NBC_00286 nucleotide sequence CGGCGCAGGCGTCGACGAGTTCCTCGGCGGTCGGGGCGGCCTCGTCGACCTTGACGCCGGCCTCGCGGAGATACGGCAGCTGGGGGTGGGCGCCGTCCGCGCACAGGACGCGGTCGGCGTCGTGCAGGGCCTGCCAGGCGGGCCAGGACAGGAGGCCGGGCGCGACGCGGTGGCTGGTGGTGAGCAGGACGATGCGCCCCGGGCTGGATGCGTTCACCCCTCGAACGTAACCCACGCCACTGACAACAAGGTCAGCCAGCGGAGGATGCTGATGGGGACAGCGGTTACGCGGTCTCCTGGCCGCCCGCCTGAGTGACCTGGCGCAGCCACGGCAGCTCGGCCTCGACGCGGCTGTTCTTCTCGGGGTCCCAAGTGCCGTAGCGCGGGTTCAGGTCGACGTCGAGTTTCTTGGAGGCGTCGGAGAGGGCCTTCCAGAACGCGGGCCCGCTGGTGTCGGTGCCCAGCTGGGCGGCGAGTTTCTGGGCCTCGAGCTGGAGGCGGAGGTTTTCGTCGATCCGCTCCGGCGGGATGCCGTACGTCTGCAGCCAGTCCCTCTCCAACTGCTCGACGCCACCCGGCTGGTCCTCGAGCTCGCCCCGGACCTTCGTGACTTCCTTGCGGGAGACGGTCACGCCCGCGTCCTGGGCGGCGCTGTGCAGTACCCGGTCGAGGACCATGTTGTTGAGGATCTCGCGGGTGAGGCCGCCGGACTGGGCGATGGCCTGTTTGTACTGGGTGTCATTCGGGATGGCGTCCCGCTGCGCGGTGCGTA carries:
- a CDS encoding SurA N-terminal domain-containing protein, whose amino-acid sequence is MHRRRRTALLLAATLATAAPLLTACGDEAHPGAAAVVGDDRITVSQLENRVKEVRTAQRDAIPNDTQYKQAIAQSGGLTREILNNMVLDRVLHSAAQDAGVTVSRKEVTKVRGELEDQPGGVEQLERDWLQTYGIPPERIDENLRLQLEAQKLAAQLGTDTSGPAFWKALSDASKKLDVDLNPRYGTWDPEKNSRVEAELPWLRQVTQAGGQETA